ccttgtcctgtcactggatacaacagaacaaaagtgctgccccagccccctgacacccaccactgacatatttgtcagtattaatgagaaccccctgcagtctcctctttcctaaacagccccagggcccgcagcctttcctcctcacacacatgttccatcccctcagcatctcagtagCCCTGTGTTGCCTctctccagcccttccctgtcTCTCGAGCTGGGGACTCTGCCCTTACTcctggtgaccctcagcaagttcctctctgcccaactctcagcctgtccagctctcactgactggcagcacagcctctggggaatcagccagtgctcccagtttggtgccatcagggagctcactgagggtccctctgtccccgcATGGGGTGCCTGTATGTGGGTGTGAGGTGacatccctgcagtgccccCCATGGCCGTGGGGCTGAGTGTGGAGCATCCATGTGCAgcgaggccatcccaggggccAGGAGCTGTGATTGGCGTCTCTGCGAGGCCGAAGGAGCAGCCCCGGcaggagcagtggggctgggggtgtgtcGGGGCCCcgcggggctgtgcctgggctgggtgccaggaggaaaCCTCAGGCTTCCTGGCCGGGCGCTGTGGGGGAAGCGCAGCGAGTGCTGCGAggccgcgggggctgcggtttgtgcagctgcagctgcagctcccgatGCATCTGCCTGCAGGGAACAACGGCCcctgggggacacggggacggttgGGGACACGCTGGGGCCTGTCCTGCTGCCGGGCTGGGGACGTGTCCCAGCGCGGCTCCTGCCGGGGCCCTGTCCTGAGGCTCTCCAGGAGGGATGTTCCTGCAggccggggctgcagctctgcccccagcccagggctgtcccacaggggctgcagcagggcaggggctgttccCTTTCCACCCCgacacagagccagagcagccccacagctcggGGATGGAGGACACTGCCCTCGTGGGTTCTCTGATGAGTGTagccctggggatgctcagtgctcccagtgctcccagtgctcccagttgaGGGCCTGGAGACCCATTTCCCCTCTGCGCCTGCCTCGGCCCATAACTCTGCCCCGTGGCAGCAGCCGTGGCACCTGCATTGGGACCGTGGTGTCCCTCATATATGGGCATGAAGGGCACTGGAGAAGCTCATTGGCgggctgagctgtgtcagaGGGGAGAGAGCTCCTGATCTCATCTcaaaaggtgctgctgcttggattggctcctgcagctgcgTTGGCATCTCTCAGAGATCTCaccctcccatcagcagcagccccacgaGGGTGCGGGAGCCGTGCCGgggagtggggagcagcagggctgtgcccgcgggGCAGGAGGCTCAGGATGGGCACGCAGGGACTCCTGTGGCCTCgggtgctgtggctgctcctcgggctgcagctgtgcaggggtAAGTGCTGGCTCCCTtgtcccacagcccagggccagTGGGCACCAGCGTGCTCATCGGGATACCTCTGGCAATTCGGTTTCTTCACGGGTGCCGCTGGGACAAGGGGCAGAAGGTGCTCAAGGGAGTGgatgctgtgcctgtgtgggtgggagagggaggtgtggggctggggcccGGGGCCATACGGGggttgctgtgctggggaggagagaggggacaTGGGAAAGGGGTGGTTGAATTAGTGGGGatgtgctgcaggctgtggggctgtgaatGGTACAGCAggtctgctgctgggcagcctcagccctttgcagagctggggagaaaagagACCCCCagactgccccagggacagcccaggatggggagggctgTCCCTCAGGTGCCTTTACctctgcctgggcagggggGACCCCAGAGCTGTAGTCTGGAGCTCGGTGCTCTCCTGACCAGCCCCGTGTTGGCGTTTCAGGGGCTACAGAGTTGAGGCTGGTGGATGGCGGCAGCCGCTGCGCTGGGAGAGTGGAGGTGGAACACGAGGGACAGTGGGGCACTGTGTGTGATGATGAATGGGActtgaaagatgctgcagtggtttgcaagcagctgggatgtgggtCTGCTGTTGAAGAGGATGAAGATTATGAGGATAAAGATTTTGGGCCAGGATATGGCCCCATTTGGTTGGATGATGTTCGATGTCGTGGCTCCGAGCCTGCCCTGTCCAACTGTacacacaggggatggggtgAGCACGACTGTGATCACGATGAGGATGCTGGAGTGAGCTGTTCAGGTAAGAGACCAGAAAGGGACCTGGCTGTGCCCTCCAGGAGCaatgagtgtgtgtgagagcaggGTCCAGGCTGGCTGGTCACATTgccaagctgcagctggtgttgCTGGTGTCTCCAGTCCTGAGAAAGGGCAATAGGAACCCAGCCCGGGTTCTCACCACAAACCTGGGCCCTGAGGTTGCTCAGCCCACTCTAAGTTGGTGCCTGGCCTGCCTCCTCTCTGCCCCATTGTGTCTCAGttcccatcttcctcctcccactcagCCAGGACCGCTCTGGCATGGCCACGGACCAGCTCCCACCATGCCAGAGGCACCCACAGCATCTCATGCAGCCACCCACATCCCTGGGGAATGGCAGGAGATAACAAGGGACTTTATTGGCACCTTATTCCTCTGCCAGGGTcacccctgagctgcagcccacagagaCACATCCCATGCAGTTGGGGTGACCTGTTGCTGCACCTTTCCTGCctaccccagccccagctgccctgtgccacaggagCTGTGCCAGCACTTGCACTGTCCTCAGTGCCCGTCCTTACCCTGGGAGCTGCTCAGCCCAGGGCCGCTCCTGGTGTGTTTGTGCCATCAGCAcccactgggagctgctgggggcttgTGGGGCACTTTGTGGCCTCCTTGGAGATGAGGTGGGAGATGAGGTAACTGCCAGCAGGCTCTGGGAACTCACAGGGGGCTTTGTCTGCTCCAGGGTTTGTCCGGCTGGTCGGAGGGGACAACGACTGCTCAGGACACGTGGAGATccatgatggggagaagtggAAAAGTGTCTGTGCCTCAGCCTTtggtgccagagctgctgctgtggtctgcagggagctgcagtgtgggGCAGCCCTGAACATCCAAGGGGCAGCTCGTGATGGAGCCAGCGCCGGTGCCATGtgggacagagagctgcagtgtgCAGGGAATGAACCCTTCCTCCAGTTTTGCCCCAGAGGCCCCTCCTGCGACCAGCTctgcacccccagagctgctaCTTGGCTCAACTGCACACGTAAGGACTGTCACTGGGGTGTAAAACAccagggatgtgctggggacagggcagcggggcagggacCGTGCTGGGCCTGAGGACAGAGGGGCTGATGTGGGGTCTGCAGCCCCACAATGATGCGggaagaggtggaggaggaggatggcagctctcctccatttgacctctccccagctcctgaaGGAGCCAGAGCACAAGTCCAATCCCTTCCAttgttctctgtctctgtgcttgCAGGGTTCAGGCTGGTGAACGGCAGCACGGCGTGCGAGGGGAGGGTGGAGCTGCACGTGCAGGGGACCTGGGGCAGCCTCTGTGCCTCCCGCTGGCACCTCTCTGACGCCCACGTCCTCTGTGGCCGCCTGGGCTGTGGCTTTGCCGTGTCCCTTCCCAGAGGAGGGAGTTTTGGGAGAGGAACGGGCCCCGTCTGGAGAGACTCGTTCCGCTGCAGTGGGACTGAAGCCCACCTGGGACAGTGCCCAGTGACCGTGCTGGGGGCCTCCCCGTGCTCCcatgaggatgctgctgctgtcgtctgctcaggtgagggctGGCAAACCCTGGATTGGCTCCTTTGTCTCCTGGCATGACAGCAGCCCAAGGCAGGGGACCTGGGGCAGGCCCAGGCTGCACTtgcccctgcagaagccctgagggctgcagagagacattGTCCCTgccccccagggcagccccaaaGACCACCTCCAGGCTCAGGCTCTTTTGATGTCCCCCTGGGGTGCTGGGTGCcagacagggctgtggggctcaTTCCACCCCTCTGGCTGCagacagccctgtcccagcaacACAGAAATAGCCCCAGGCATGATCTCAGTCCCAcggggctgcctggctgcccccagcagcagcagcagagcagagggtgagccacagagccaggctggggcttCTGGTGAGCACCAGCCTCAAACCTGTGCTTTCTGCTGGGGCAgactcctcagctctgctccctgccagggacactggcttccagggcccatctccagcagagaaccaaaggtttaggttggaaaaggcatctgaaggtgctggagtcccagccctgccctcaccctgccaaacccaccactgacccagcacctcagctccgaTCTCAACCTGCTCTAGAGAAACCTGAGCCCAGCCCTgaagggatcccaaagccgtggggctgaggtgctgagggccgtgggtcagtgctgggctgggcagggtgagggcagggctggggctgcagcagcttcaggggcttttcccgTCAGCCCAAAGGGTTGTGTGAGTCCATGATCGGTGATTCCACGACTCCCCAGGCCCCGCTGGCTCCGGGTCCCTgcggctggtggggggagggagccggtGCGCCGGGCGAGTGGAGATCTTCCAGCGCGGGAcgtggggcagagtcctgtctgagcagtgggccgtggcggaggcccgtgtggcgtgtcggcagctgcggtgcggagaggcagagacggccTACAAGCCGCCCACGGCCGAGCGAGGGccgggccccgtggggctgcgaggggtgcggtgccaggggcacgaggcccagctgagcctctgcaacGTCTCCTGGCCGGCAGCGGGGGTCGTGGAGGACGTGGGGGTGGTTTGCCAGGGTGAGTGTCCCCACGGGCCCCCCGGGGCACAGGGTGGGTGGGcagccggcccccgccgccaTCTGGGCTCCGTCCCCGCCGCAGGGAGCCGGCGCGTGCGGCTGGCGAACGGGCCCGGGCGCTGCGCCGGGAGAGTGGAGATCtactcccagggcagctggggcagcgTCTGCGACGACGGCTGGGACCTGCCCGATGCCGCCGTCGTGTGCCGGCAGCTGGGCTGCGGAGGGGCCGTGCGGGCCCCGGGCTCTGCCGCCTTTGGGGAGGGCTCCGGGCACATCTGGCTGGACGGCGTCAACTGCTCCGGGGCCGAAGCCGCTCTCTGGGACTgcccggccgggccctgggGGCGGCACGACTGCGGGCACAAAGAGGACGCCGGAGCCGTCTGCTCAGGTGTGTGGCGGGAGCTGTGGCGGGAGGCTGGTGCTCAGGGAGGCCGGGCCAGCAGGAGAGCCGGGCACGGCCAGCGCTGACCCGG
This Colius striatus isolate bColStr4 unplaced genomic scaffold, bColStr4.1.hap1 scaffold_40, whole genome shotgun sequence DNA region includes the following protein-coding sequences:
- the LOC133629368 gene encoding scavenger receptor cysteine-rich type 1 protein M130-like, which gives rise to MAVGLSVEHPCAARPSQGPGAVIGVSARPKEQPRQEHPGPVGTSVLIGIPLAIRFLHGCRWDKGQKVLKGVDAVPVWVGEGGATELRLVDGGSRCAGRVEVEHEGQWGTVCDDEWDLKDAAVVCKQLGCGSAVEEDEDYEDKDFGPGYGPIWLDDVRCRGSEPALSNCTHRGWGEHDCDHDEDAGVSCSGFVRLVGGDNDCSGHVEIHDGEKWKSVCASAFGARAAAVVCRELQCGAALNIQGAARDGASAGAMWDRELQCAGNEPFLQFCPRGPSCDQLCTPRAATWLNCTRFRLVNGSTACEGRVELHVQGTWGSLCASRWHLSDAHVLCGRLGCGFAVSLPRGGSFGRGTGPVWRDSFRCSGTEAHLGQCPVTVLGASPCSHEDAAAVVCSGPAGSGSLRLVGGGSRCAGRVEIFQRGTWGRVLSEQWAVAEARVACRQLRCGEAETAYKPPTAERGPGPVGLRGVRCQGHEAQLSLCNVSWPAAGVVEDVGVVCQGSRRVRLANGPGRCAGRVEIYSQGSWGSVCDDGWDLPDAAVVCRQLGCGGAVRAPGSAAFGEGSGHIWLDGVNCSGAEAALWDCPAGPWGRHDCGHKEDAGAVCSEFTALRLESSDGCSGRLQVFYNGTWGSVCSNSMTPKTVSLACKELGCGKKGTLEIQGPRGRVSGAAWLDRVECEERHGSFWLCPSDPWNPRSCDELRDVTHITCRGTRPKMTPTPGSACPNATSCTDRERIRAVGGEDGCSGRVELWHRGSWGTVCDDTWDVRDAEVACRQLGCGPAVAALPEAAFGEGTGPIWLEKVEWECRGTEAALQHCWAWPRDRGLCRHKEDAAVRCVDPTRGRPTSSRSVSLPVIMCMILGALVCLLLALLAWRVLSARAERRGSQTAPEPFPEAVYQEVGYSPVWEEQARFSPSGSYSEGSLTKLQLHHMDSEEEDGLGSARATSV